Part of the Microbulbifer salipaludis genome is shown below.
GCGGCTGCTGTCGGCAAACACGGCCCAGCCGCCATCACCCGCCGTGTGGGCGGTGATCCGCAGCCAGTGGCGCTGATCCGTGCTGGAATCGCGGTGTTCAAACAGGAGGTATTCGGGCGCTCCGTCGCCGTCGAGATCCTGTACCAGCCACAGGCAAGCGCGCCCCTCCTGTTCACAGGCCCTGCCCGCAGCGCCCAGGTCGGCGTGTTGCGGCGGCGGCGGCGCGCCTTCGGGCAGCACCGGAATCTCCCGCACCCGCTGCGCGCGGGCGTGTATCTGTAGCGGGTTTTCCCGGAGCTTCCCGTCAATCTTTGGCGCCAGCAACTGTTGCAGGTGCGCGGCGATGTCGTTGTCCTGCTGGACAATGGGCAGCGTCTGCAGGCTTTGCAGCGCTTCCAGCCCCGGTCGCCCGAGCTTCTGGCGCAGGAAAAAGAAATCAAAATCCGCCAGCGCTACCCGCCCGTCCTGCAGCCGCGCCGCCTGGCTGTCGGCGCTGATGCGCCAGAAATTTGCCAGTGGCGACTGTGTAATCAGGCATACCGCCAGCACCCACAGGGCCAGCCCGCTATTCAGCCGTGGCAGCCAGTCGGCCCAGTGCCCGCCCCGGCGCAGGATGGCGATACTGTAGCTGACCGCCAGCAGCGCCAGGGTCAGCGCTACGACAAAACCCCACAGCCGCTCCGGGGTCCAACCGTACTGGTGCACCCGCAGGAACAGGCCGTACAGGGCGAATGCGGCATAAATCGGTGCGAGCACCAGGGCCAGCAACAGCAGGCGGTTGATCCACTTGGGATAGCGGGCGAAGGGAAACTCGTCCTGGATCACGCCGTTGGTGAAAAACAGCAACAGTGCCAGCAGCCACAACAGCAGGGCGCTGCCGTGGCCGGTGTCCCAGATCGGCTGCAGCCCGGTAAACGGCAAGGTGGCGAGGAATACCACAGTCAACACCGCCAGCAACGGCAGCAGCGCGACAAGCATGGTGCGCAGCAGGCGCTTCAGGGTGAGCACAAAGCTTTGCTGCGAGCGGAACAGGATGGCGCCACAGCCCGCCACCAGCCAGGTCACCGGGTAGAAAAACCAGTCTTCCTCAAACAGCTCCTTGAAAAAGCCCACACCCACCAGTTTGAACAGCGACTGCCACAGGAACAGGATCAGCCAGAAAATCCCGGTGAAAATCAGGGTGAGGCCGACGGTCAGCGCGATATCCCAGGAATAGTGGAACTGGGCGGAATAGTCCGGCCAGCGCAGCTGCGCCGTGTCGGTGGCGCCGGCCCGCAGCAGGAAAGCGACAATAAAGGTGGCAACCACCACGGCAACGCAGAACGCAAACGGCCAGTTGCAATCGATCATATCGGCGGGCGTGCACTGATAGCCCCGGTAGCTGGCCAGCAGGGCCAGCAGTGCGGCATACGCGGCGACGATCCACCAGTACCCTCGCGCCAGACGCGGCGCCACCGTGACAATAATCAGTGGTGGCAGGGTGATGACCAGGGTGTAGCAGAGAAATTGCCACACCGGCGACCAGTGCTCGACGGCGGCAAAGAACTTGAGTGCGTAAAGGGCAAGGCCCTGTAGCAGGGCGGCGATCAGGATCAGGCGCTTTTCGGCGATGCCAAGATCCTGCGGTTGGTTGGGCGTACTATCTTGCTGGTCGCTGCTTCCGTGCATATCGCGTCCTGTTCGCCTCTTTTGTGGCCGTATTAGTGCTTCTCTTCCCGCAAATTATAGAGGCCTTTTTTCAGCTTCAGCAGGTGCTCCTGCAATTGTGGACCCTTGCGCTGGGCGACGCCGATAGCCAGCACGTCGATGACGACAAGGTGGGCAATGCGCGAGGACAGCGGCGTATACAGCTCGATGTCCTCCTCCACATCCACCTCCAGCGGAATGCTGGACTGGCGTGTCATCGGGGAGCCGCTGGGGCCGAGGCCGATAACGATGGCGCCCTGCTGCTTGGCCATTTCCATGGAGCGCAACAGCGAGGAGGTGCGACCGCTCTGGGAGATGGCGACCACTACGTCCCCGGGCTCCATGCTCATCGCCGACATGCTCTGCATATGGTGGTCGGAATGGGCGGCGGTGGCCATCTGCAGGCGGAAGAATTTGTGCTGGGCGTCGGCGGCGACCGCACCGGAGGCGCCAAAGCCGAAGAACTCCACCCGCTTGGCGGCGGCGATGGCGGCCACGGCGGCCTCCAGCGCGCGCCCGTCGATCTTGTCGCGCACATTGAGCAAGGTGTCGACGGTGGAGTCGAAGACCTTGCGTTTGTATTCGGCGATGGTGTCAGTCTCGGTGACCGCGATCTGACCAAAGCTGGGGCTGGAGGCGAGCTGCTGTGCGAGGTTGAGCTTGAATTCCTGGAAGCCGGAACAGCCGACGGCGCGGCAGAAACGCACCACGGTGGGCTCGCTCACCTGGGCCTCGGTGGCGAGATCCACTATGCGCATATGGATGATTTCGCCCGGATTGGCGAGGATGTATTCGGCGACCTTGCGCTCCGATTTCCGCATGGAACTCAGCTGTTCGCTGATCCGCTGCGTGACTTCCGCTGGCTTCACGACTCTACCTTCTATGGTTCAAGCCGTGCAGTTTAGCGGTATGGCCCGGTGCTGGCGAGCCTTGGCTCCGCTCGATTCTGGCTTTGTGGCGGCCCTGCTGCCGGCTAGGCCTTTGCGAGACACGAGCTAGGCGCCCCCCCTCAACCCATCCCTGGGGGCTCGTCTGCGGCCGTCCTGGCCGCAGACGGTCTCACAAAGGCCTATCCGGCATCAGAGCCTTCACATCGAATTTCAGTGGTTCAAAACCCTGTTTATATACCCAGTTATCCCAAAACCCCTGATACAATCCGCCCCCATGGACGTATCTGAACTCTTAGACCCCCTCAACGACCCACAGCGCGAAGCCGTCGCGGCGCCGCCGGGCCATCAACTGGTTCTGGCTGGCGCCGGCTCGGGCAAGACCCGTGTGCTGGTGCACCGTATCGCCTGGCTGATGCAGGTGGAGGGGGCATCGCCCTACTCCATTATGGCGGTGACCTTTACCAACAAGGCCGCGCGCGAGATGCGCGGGCGCATCGAGGAACTGCTGGGGGTAAATACCTTTGGCATGTGGGTGGGCACCTTCCACGGTCTCGCCCACCGCCTGCTGCGTGCCCACTGGGCCGAAGCCAAGCTGCCGCAGAATTTCCAGATCCTCGATAGCGACGACCAGCTGCGCCTGATCAAGCGGGTGCAGAACGAGCTGGGGCTGGACGACAAAAAGTGGTCCCCGCGGGAGACCCAGTGGTGGATCGGCGCCCAGAAAGACGAGGGTATCCGCCCGCAGTATATCCAGCTCACGGGCGACCCCTGGTTGCAGACCATGGTGCGTATCTACAGTGCCTACGAGGAAGCCTGCCAGCGCGCCGGGGTGGTGGACTTTGGCGAGCTGCTGCTGCGCGCCCACGAACTGCTGCTCAACAACGACAGCATCCTTGCGCACTATCGCCGCCGCTTCCCCTATATCCTGGTGGACGAGTTCCAGGACACCAACACCATTCAATACGCCTGGCTGCGTCTGCTGGCCGGGGATGAGTGTGCGATTACCGCGGTGGGGGACGACGACCAGTCTATCTACGGCTGGCGCGGCGCCAAGATCGAGAATATCCAGCATTTTGAGGCGGACCTGAAGGACGTGCAGACGGTGCGCCTGGAACAGAATTACCGCTCTACCAGCACCATTCTGAACGCCGCCAATGCGGTCATCGCGCACAACTCCGGTCGCCTCGGCAAGGAGCTGTGGACCGAGGGCGACAAGGGCGAACCCATCTCGCTGTACTCCGCCTACAACGAACAGGACGAGGCGCGCTTTATCGTCGAGCGTATCCAGGACTGGGTGCGCGACGGCAACCGCCGCGACAGTATCGCCATCCTGTACCGCTCCAACGCCCAGTCGCGGGTGCTGGAAGAAGGCCTGCTGCGCGAGCAGGTGCCCTACCGCATCTACGGTGGCCAGCGCTTCTACGAGCGCATGGAGATCAAGAACGCACTGTCGTACATGCGCCTGATCACCAACCGCCACGACGACACCTCCTTCGAGCGGGTGGTGAATACCCCCACCCGCGGTATCGGTGCGCGCACCGTGGACACCGTGCGCGAGTTCGCCCGTGAACACGGCTGCTCTCTGTGGGACGCCGCATCCAAGATGCTGCAGCAGAAGGTGCTCGCCGCTCGCGCCGGCAATGCGCTGGGCAACTTCCTCAGGCTGATCGACGCGCTGGATGAGGAGAGCACCGACAAGACCCTCGACCACATCGCCGAGATGGCCATCGAGCAGACCGGCCTGATCGAGTTTCACGGCAAGGAAAAGGGTGAGAAGGGCCAGACGCGGGTGGAGAACCTGCAGGAACTGGTCAGCGCCTGTCGCGCCTTCGACGGCTTGCCCACCGTGGACGCCGACGGCGAAGCGGTGGATGAAGAAGAAATCCCGCTGATTAACCAGTTCCTCGACAGCGCCGCACTGGACGCCGGCGAGGGGCAGGCGGACGAGTTTGAAGACGCGGTGCAGCTAATGACCCTGCACTCGGCAAAAGGCCTCGAGTTCCCACTGGTATTCATGGCCGGTGTGGAAGAAAACCTCTTCCCGCACAAAATGTCCGCCCAGGAGCCCGGGCGCATGGAGGAGGAACGCCGCCTCTGCTATGTGGGCATCACCCGCGCCATGCAGAAACTGTACATCACCTACGCCGAAAGTCGCCGCCTGTTTGGCAGCGAGACCTACAACAAGCCGTCGCGGTTTATCAGTGAAATCCCGGTGGAGTACATCCACGAGGTACGGCTCAAAACCGAAATATCCAAGCCCCTGTTCCAGCCGAACGCCGGCAAGTACGGTGGGGGCATCAACCCCTACTCCGACGCCGCCCCGGACTTTGACGACGACCTGCCGCCGCTCGCTTTGGGTGGCCGCGTGGATCACGCCAAATTCGGTGAGGGCACCGTGATCCAGTTCGAAGGCAATGGCCCGCGCGCGCGCGTGCAGGTCAACTTCGACGACGCCGGCAGCAAATGGCTGGTAGTATCCATGGCCAAGCTACAGCCTCTGTAACCGCTAATGGTGGATGCGCTTCGCTTATCCACCAATCCAGAGCCCAAGACCCCGTCATCCCGGCTCAAGTCAGGGATGGCGAAAAAAACCGAAGAATAAAAAATCAAACGGACATGAAAAAAATAAACTGGTATCCCCCCGTTATCCTCGGCCTTCTCGCCCTGTTGGTATTGACCTTCGGCGCGTTGGTGGTTTCCCGCTCCGATCAGGTGCAGACCGTTACCTCGCTAAAAGACGCTCACCTGAAAAACTCGGGTCAGCAGACGTTTGAGTGGAAGCTGGTTACCACCTGGCCGAAGAATTTCCCGGGACTCGGTAGCGCGCCGGAGCGTTTCGCCAAAAATGTCGCGGAAATGTCCAACGGGCGGCTCAAGATCAAGGTGTTTGGGGCCGGTGAACTGGTGCCCGCGATGGGTGTGTTCGGGGCCGTGTCCAGCGGTGCCGCCCAGGTGGGCCACGGTGCCGCCTATTACTGGAAAGGCAAGATTCCCGCCGCGCAGTTTTTTACCGCGGTGCCGTTCGGATTGAACGCCCAGGAAATGAATGGCTGGCTGCACTACGGTGGTGGTCAGGAATTGTGGGAAGAGATCTACGCTCCCTTCGATCTGATTCCCATGGCCGGCGGCTCCACCGGCGTACAGATGGCCGGATGGTTCAACAAGGAGATCAATTCCGTTGACGATCTGAAGGGGCTCAAGATGCGCATCCCCGGTCTCGGTGGAGAAGTGCTGAACCGTGCCGGTGGTACGGCGGTCACCATTCCCGGTGGCGAACTCTACACCGCACTGCAAACCGGTGTAATCGATGCGACCGAATGGGTAGGCCCCTACAACGACCTCGCCTTCGGCTTTCACCAGATTGCCAAATACTACTACTACCCGGGCTGGCATGAACCTGGTTCTGTGCTCGAAATCATCATCAACAAAACTGCGTTCCAGAAGCTTCCCGAAGACCTGCAGGCCATCGTCCGCATCGCCGCACGTGACGCCAATCAGGATATGCTCGACGAATACACCGCGCGCAACAACCGCGCCCTGAAAGAGCTGGTGGATGAGCACGGCGTGGAATTGAGAAAACTGCCCGATGAAGTGATTGCGCACCTGAAAAAAATCAATCACGACCTTATGGAAAAGAATGCCGCGGAAGACCCGCTCTTTAATCGTGTGTATAAGGCGTTCAAAGAGTTTGAATCACAGGTGATTCCTTACCACCGGATTAGTGAAGAAGCGTACTACGAGACGCGCAACATAGACGCGAAGTAAGAAGAATAAAAAAGGGGCCTTGCGGCCCCGAAAAAGAAGTACTGGGGAGTAACTTAACCATCAGTAGTCGTAGGCATCGGCCGCCGCTTCTGATTTTTCCTCCTCGGGCTTGTCTGCCACCATTACCTCGGTGGTGAGCATCAGGCCTGCGATGGAGCCCGCATTCTGCAGTGCCGAGCGGGTCACCTTGGCGGGGTCGATGATGCCGAATTCCAGCATATCGCCGTATTCGCCGGTCTGTGCGTTGTAGCCGTAGTTGGCGCTGGTGTTGGCGCGCACATTGTTAAGCACCACACTGCCTTCCACACCGGCGTTGGCGACGATCTGACGGAAGGGCTCTTCCATCGCGCGCAGGGCGATGTTGATACCTACCTGTTGATCGTCGTTGGCACCTTTCAGCCCGTTCTTGCGCAGACTGTCGGCCACGCGCACCAGAGTCAGACCACCGCCGGCAACGATGCCCTCTTCCACCGCGGCGCGGGTCGCGTGGAAGGCGTCGTCCACCAGGTCCTTCTTCTCTTTCATTTCCACTTCGGTGGCGGCGCCGACCTTGATCACCGCAACACCGCCGGCCAGCTTGGCCACGCGCTCCTGCAGTTTTTCCTTGTCGTAGTCGGAGCTGGACGCTTCGATTTCCGCGCGGATCTGTTTTACGCGGCCGTCGATCGCATTTTTGTCGCCGGCCCCGTCCACCACCACGGTGTTGTCCTTGCTGATCACCACGCGCTTGGCGCTGCCGAGCTGTTCCAGTTCAACCTTTTCCAGGGTCAGGCCTACTTCCTCGGAGATCACAGTGCCACCGGTGAGAATGGCGATATCTTCCAGCATGGCCTTGCGGCGGTCGCCAAAGCCCGGCGCTTTTACCGCCGCGACCTTGATGGTGCCGCGCAGGCTGTTGACCACCAGGGTGGCGAGGGCTTCGCCTTCGATGTCTTCGGCAATCAGCACCAGCGGGCGGCCACCTTTGGCCACGGACTCGAGTACCGGCACCAGGTCGCGGATATTGCTGATCTTTTTGTCGAACAGCAGGATGTAGGGGTTCTCCAGCTCCGCCTGCATCTTTTCCTGATTGGTGACGAAGTACGGTGACAGATAGCCGCGGTCGAACTGCATACCTTCCACGACTTCCAGTTCGTTGTTGAGGGACTTGCCCTCCTCCACGGTAATGACGCCGTCGCGACCGACCTTTTCCATGGCCTCGGCAATGATCTTGCCGATATCCTCGTTCCAGTTGGCGGACACGGTGCCCACCTGGCCAATGGACTTGGTGTCATCACAGGGCTTGGCCAGTTTCGCCAGTTCTTCCACCGCCGCTTTTACCGCGGTGTCGATGCCGCGTTTCAGATCCATCGGGTTCATGCCGGCGGCGATGGATTTGTGTCCCTCGCGCACCAGCGCCTGGGCCAGTACCGTGGCGGTGGTGGTGCCGTCGCCGGCCACGTCCGCGGTTTTGGACGCGACCTCTTTCACCATCTGCGCGCCCATATTCTGAAACTTGTCCTTGAGCTCAATTTCCTTGGCCACGGACACGCCGTCTTTGGTCACCCGCGGTGCGCCGAAGCTTTTGCTCAGTACCACGTTGCGGCCCTTGGGGCCCAGGGTGGCTTTCACTGCGTCGGCGAGAATGTTCACGCCCGCCAGCATGCGTTCGCGGGCGTCATCAGAAAACTTGACTACCTTGGCACTCATGCGGCTTTCTCCTGTTGTTTGTCTGCCACTTGTTCCAGCACGGCGAGAATGTCGGACTCTTTCACGATCAGATAGGTCTCGCCGTCGTGTTTGATTTCAGTGCCGGCGTACTGACCAAACAGCACCCGGTCTCCCACCTTGACTGCCAGGGGGTGGAGCTCGCCGTTGTCCAGCTGGGCGCCACTACCGGTGGCAATCACTTCTCCCTGGGTCGGTTTCTCGGCGGCCTTGTCCGGAATGACGATGCCACCCTTGGTGGTGGTCTCGGCAGCAAGGCGTTTTACAACCACCCGGTCGTAGAGCGGTTTGATACTCATCGGATTTCCTCCCAATAAGCATTTGGATGTTTCAATGGTTAAAGGTTGGTGTGCCGGGGCCGGACCTGGGTTCCTCCCGACAATCGCGAAAATAGGATCCGTTGCGCTGTTTTCAAGGGGAGAAAAAACGAATTTTTTATAAAAAATTTTTATAAAAAACCGGGGTCAAAAAATAGAAGCGGGATAAAGGCAGATTTATAGTTGTAGTGAAGGATAGAAGAAGGAGGCGCTGATGCCATCCGTATCGCAAACCACCTTTGAGCGAACGCTGGCAGATTTTTTCCGCGAGCGACTGCAGGCCGGTGCCGATGATCTGGATCCGCGCCCTCAGGAAGAAACCCTGTGGTATCTGGGCAGCCTGCTGGCGCGCTTCGGCGACAGTGATCAGGTCTTCAGCTACGACGACGGTGAAATATCGGTGCGTCCCCTGGCACTGCTGTACCGGGATGCGGTGGAGGTGGACAACCATTACCACCGCTGCCTGATTCTGCGGCAGCTTGGCGACCTGGCATTGTTTATGGGCGCGCTGTTTCCGGAAAATTACCGCCGCCGCGGCATCAGCCGGGATTACTTTATCGGTATGGGTGGAGGCGCCTACGACTATCTCGGCGAAAACGCGCGGCACAACCGCGAGGTGTTCAGTGAACTCGCCGAGCGCTTCGGTCGTTTGCTGCAGCTGCTGGCTGAGGTTTGCGGGCGCGGACGGGAGATGGATGCCACGGATATCCTGCAGCTGTTCCA
Proteins encoded:
- a CDS encoding DUF4153 domain-containing protein; translated protein: MHGSSDQQDSTPNQPQDLGIAEKRLILIAALLQGLALYALKFFAAVEHWSPVWQFLCYTLVITLPPLIIVTVAPRLARGYWWIVAAYAALLALLASYRGYQCTPADMIDCNWPFAFCVAVVVATFIVAFLLRAGATDTAQLRWPDYSAQFHYSWDIALTVGLTLIFTGIFWLILFLWQSLFKLVGVGFFKELFEEDWFFYPVTWLVAGCGAILFRSQQSFVLTLKRLLRTMLVALLPLLAVLTVVFLATLPFTGLQPIWDTGHGSALLLWLLALLLFFTNGVIQDEFPFARYPKWINRLLLLALVLAPIYAAFALYGLFLRVHQYGWTPERLWGFVVALTLALLAVSYSIAILRRGGHWADWLPRLNSGLALWVLAVCLITQSPLANFWRISADSQAARLQDGRVALADFDFFFLRQKLGRPGLEALQSLQTLPIVQQDNDIAAHLQQLLAPKIDGKLRENPLQIHARAQRVREIPVLPEGAPPPPQHADLGAAGRACEQEGRACLWLVQDLDGDGAPEYLLFEHRDSSTDQRHWLRITAHTAGDGGWAVFADSSRTTTESFDQLQERLARGNFALRASRWQSLYLDDELLFDPTQ
- the hexR gene encoding transcriptional regulator HexR; amino-acid sequence: MKPAEVTQRISEQLSSMRKSERKVAEYILANPGEIIHMRIVDLATEAQVSEPTVVRFCRAVGCSGFQEFKLNLAQQLASSPSFGQIAVTETDTIAEYKRKVFDSTVDTLLNVRDKIDGRALEAAVAAIAAAKRVEFFGFGASGAVAADAQHKFFRLQMATAAHSDHHMQSMSAMSMEPGDVVVAISQSGRTSSLLRSMEMAKQQGAIVIGLGPSGSPMTRQSSIPLEVDVEEDIELYTPLSSRIAHLVVIDVLAIGVAQRKGPQLQEHLLKLKKGLYNLREEKH
- the uvrD gene encoding DNA helicase II — protein: MDVSELLDPLNDPQREAVAAPPGHQLVLAGAGSGKTRVLVHRIAWLMQVEGASPYSIMAVTFTNKAAREMRGRIEELLGVNTFGMWVGTFHGLAHRLLRAHWAEAKLPQNFQILDSDDQLRLIKRVQNELGLDDKKWSPRETQWWIGAQKDEGIRPQYIQLTGDPWLQTMVRIYSAYEEACQRAGVVDFGELLLRAHELLLNNDSILAHYRRRFPYILVDEFQDTNTIQYAWLRLLAGDECAITAVGDDDQSIYGWRGAKIENIQHFEADLKDVQTVRLEQNYRSTSTILNAANAVIAHNSGRLGKELWTEGDKGEPISLYSAYNEQDEARFIVERIQDWVRDGNRRDSIAILYRSNAQSRVLEEGLLREQVPYRIYGGQRFYERMEIKNALSYMRLITNRHDDTSFERVVNTPTRGIGARTVDTVREFAREHGCSLWDAASKMLQQKVLAARAGNALGNFLRLIDALDEESTDKTLDHIAEMAIEQTGLIEFHGKEKGEKGQTRVENLQELVSACRAFDGLPTVDADGEAVDEEEIPLINQFLDSAALDAGEGQADEFEDAVQLMTLHSAKGLEFPLVFMAGVEENLFPHKMSAQEPGRMEEERRLCYVGITRAMQKLYITYAESRRLFGSETYNKPSRFISEIPVEYIHEVRLKTEISKPLFQPNAGKYGGGINPYSDAAPDFDDDLPPLALGGRVDHAKFGEGTVIQFEGNGPRARVQVNFDDAGSKWLVVSMAKLQPL
- a CDS encoding TRAP transporter substrate-binding protein: MKKINWYPPVILGLLALLVLTFGALVVSRSDQVQTVTSLKDAHLKNSGQQTFEWKLVTTWPKNFPGLGSAPERFAKNVAEMSNGRLKIKVFGAGELVPAMGVFGAVSSGAAQVGHGAAYYWKGKIPAAQFFTAVPFGLNAQEMNGWLHYGGGQELWEEIYAPFDLIPMAGGSTGVQMAGWFNKEINSVDDLKGLKMRIPGLGGEVLNRAGGTAVTIPGGELYTALQTGVIDATEWVGPYNDLAFGFHQIAKYYYYPGWHEPGSVLEIIINKTAFQKLPEDLQAIVRIAARDANQDMLDEYTARNNRALKELVDEHGVELRKLPDEVIAHLKKINHDLMEKNAAEDPLFNRVYKAFKEFESQVIPYHRISEEAYYETRNIDAK
- the groL gene encoding chaperonin GroEL (60 kDa chaperone family; promotes refolding of misfolded polypeptides especially under stressful conditions; forms two stacked rings of heptamers to form a barrel-shaped 14mer; ends can be capped by GroES; misfolded proteins enter the barrel where they are refolded when GroES binds), translating into MSAKVVKFSDDARERMLAGVNILADAVKATLGPKGRNVVLSKSFGAPRVTKDGVSVAKEIELKDKFQNMGAQMVKEVASKTADVAGDGTTTATVLAQALVREGHKSIAAGMNPMDLKRGIDTAVKAAVEELAKLAKPCDDTKSIGQVGTVSANWNEDIGKIIAEAMEKVGRDGVITVEEGKSLNNELEVVEGMQFDRGYLSPYFVTNQEKMQAELENPYILLFDKKISNIRDLVPVLESVAKGGRPLVLIAEDIEGEALATLVVNSLRGTIKVAAVKAPGFGDRRKAMLEDIAILTGGTVISEEVGLTLEKVELEQLGSAKRVVISKDNTVVVDGAGDKNAIDGRVKQIRAEIEASSSDYDKEKLQERVAKLAGGVAVIKVGAATEVEMKEKKDLVDDAFHATRAAVEEGIVAGGGLTLVRVADSLRKNGLKGANDDQQVGINIALRAMEEPFRQIVANAGVEGSVVLNNVRANTSANYGYNAQTGEYGDMLEFGIIDPAKVTRSALQNAGSIAGLMLTTEVMVADKPEEEKSEAAADAYDY
- the groES gene encoding co-chaperone GroES, whose translation is MSIKPLYDRVVVKRLAAETTTKGGIVIPDKAAEKPTQGEVIATGSGAQLDNGELHPLAVKVGDRVLFGQYAGTEIKHDGETYLIVKESDILAVLEQVADKQQEKAA